gccagaagtgcattttatccacacaagatctactagtgatgcccagatacaaaagtttgaaagccgaaacaagcacaaagtcgaacagcatggcggaccaaaatatcaaaaaagttgtgccaaaaacggccagggttttctgttagttaccaacACATCctttttatttagaataatttatacttttgcaaacagtaaatttataaaattactaaacaaaagctgtacatgatagaactgaaatattaactaattgcagggaacaactgaaatacattacataaccagacatttgcaacacaaaatgtagaccCATCCGAATaggtttaaacctcaacgccaagtgacgtcatatttgaaattgtaaaaaatgacaaaaaatgatgacgtcatttgaatttgtaaaacagatcatcaaaaaatgaaaaatgatttcatttgaatgaataagatagaattgggattgatttaagattatatttgaactaaatactgatattttatttaataacaatgcacattttaatatttcttaatagcaaactaaggtagcaattaactatattataaagctatgtccggtttgttttgaatcttacttcaaacgtaaaatatcgaactgattacgttgaacaaaatgaaatctaataaatgaatgcggtgattaatattatttaccataacacataaatataatagaaaagacgtctaaacatttgacaaaatccgatgagaatcaCCTGTTGATTTTGATGTATTCATAAATGGCCATTTcgtatttagtttaaacatattcatttataatggattggaaaacaatttattacaacttatataaatccctGTCCACTTTGCAAGGGTGTCCTTTACGCGCAAGTGATGTTGCTTTCTCctaacacaggtcagccatttatcgtccccttccaaaGGACTATCATTGTTTCTCAAGACCTAACTCGCAAATGACCATTTAGTGTTCTTAGCTATTCAAAAAATGAAGGTTCTTTTTCTAAATCGATAACCTTCATTTTTGTAAACTCTGGAGGCATGAGAACAACTCTAACACATATTACTTGTTAACGTGGCAATAATAAGGATCCAATACCCAAAATTTGTGAAAACATTTTTTGCAACTAAAACAAGCGCATCCTTGACCATAAAATTCTTCTCCTTTAATGATAAAAATGGGCTTCAAAAAGTATTGTATACATCAATGATTGTATACATATATCTATATTCGTTTATTTTATAGGTCAATCCGATCACTTACTTTTCCTTATAATTGAATGAATTCTCCTATTTTCTTCTGTGTTGTCAATTTTTACAAGATATCCTCCAATCTTTTGGCAGTACCTCTGTCATATAAAAATCATAAGATAAACGTCACAAATTCCATGATAAGTATGTAtggatatatatattgatatgcaTGCATTTGAAGAATCctataaaaacagaaaattaaatatGAACCGTCTTAAATAGGCGATACTAGAAAGAATTATATAAAAGCATACTATTTATGTTTAGTGTTTCAACATTATTTaaagacttttatatatatgtatgaaattAACATGTTATAATGAATATTGGATATCGGCATTTTTACAAAGTTTAATTTCTTTGTATTATccttttgtatatacatattaacaactgaattttttattttaatcattccaAATACTATGTAATTCTAATATGATATATCAATACCGCATAGTTTGGATACTTGAATGAAATACgaattttgtgttattaaaatttgttgctacaaaagttttgaaattatctTAAATCAAGAAACGTATCTTCCTCCTGCAAAGCTCTTATTCCTTGCCAagctttggctatactttttgtcctttttggtttatagTTCTTCATCCTTTAAACAAGCTttgaattttcaaacattttttcctCGAGCTTCGCTAAaaagacattgattgtcgaaatgcgcatcggGGGTAGAAATATTGATACGATTTATGTTATTAGAGAGTGATGAAGCAGATTGTTACCTCAACTTAGGGAAAGCCAATGTTGACAATATTCAAAAGGGTGATAATATccgattattacatggcatttttcatatcgccatgtattatcagccctaggttcaatatcagcccatgACCCGCATGGCttgagggctgatattgaccgagggctgataatacatgagatatgcttcaaaaatggagaaaaataacagattcatatattagTCCTTTTACGTGTTTCCAAAATAGTAGTTCAAAGATTGAAAAGCTTGCGGACGTCGGACCCCagatttagtacattcgatatgaaatctttctatagagaagaaaaatattttaatatggacgaatcgacaaaacaaataattcaacaatatacataaggAACACTGTCTGGAAAAGTCAACctattttaaagtaactttctaaattaaaaaaaaatgcatttatcatatttatttaataatttgtttgttttctttttttctttttctttttcttttttattattttacacaatacactttccagtatccaaataattgatGTGTACATTACTTTGTAATGTTATTCactaaaaacataacattgagatgtattttccggaatttgccgagtatcaccggaatgccatgcgataacgttacggaaaggcatgtgataacaatcgaagcatgtgataaacttttcatatcagcccgctaagcaccaattcgaaaaatatgaaatttaccaTTAATTTAATGcaattatcatacagtaaaaatcatatattatttagtctaagtatatgataatctgctctatcaccctctctgctttgttttatttaattcattacACTGAATATTCTGTTATtattgggttgtttttttttaatttcaaatagaaagttattaaatatgaCAGCAGTGAAGTTTacgtatttttttgtatttgtacatTTCATGTCCAATGTCTTAGGGCAAACGTATGAGCATTATTCTTAAAATCACTGATGAAAAAATCATTGGCTTATCAAATTTCTTCTTTAGTTAGGCCTGCACGAGAGAGGTGACATTCAAACAATTGTCTCCAGCTTAGCAATGAGATATAGTACATTACCTCCCTcgtattatccaatcaaaattgGCTGGTAATTTTCATGAGAAGTATGAAAAAAAGCTATGATCTTAGCCTCAACAATAGCACATTAATATTTCAGCataaatttacaattatttacCTTTGCTGTATACCAATCTATTATATCAGTACCGTAGTGGTAACAATGTCCATTGTATTTATCCCACTTAACATTAGCATGCGTGTCTGCAATATCAAATTTAATGATATAAGTAGTatgaataaaacaatttataacaatTGGTTTTTATCATAAAAGTAGAGatccaatatatatatacttttatgttCATCTCCTTTTTAGAAAGGGGGTGGTTGTATTGACATTATACCGTGGAACCCAAGACAGATCTAGATGGCAGGTCTGACAGGGTAAAAATGTAGGATAAAAAGcccaaacacgtcaaacgaagaaaaacaactgtcatattcctgacttggtaaaggcattttctatGTAGAAAAAGTTGGATCTGGTTTTatttagctagctaaacctctcacttgtatgacagtcgcatcaaattccattatattgaaaacgatgcatgaacaaaacaaccagatataattattaaaatgtcaaaaatagggttaCCTACAAAATTGTGCtaaaatcttaaataaatttctaaaatttctgaaaacattaggtatttgtttgtttttttgtaggCGTTTGTGAAAATGACATATAAGTGTCTCTTGATTACGCACTTTGATTGTACATTATGTCAAATGGGCGATTTACggtattatatttatacaaaaacatATGCTTTGGTTTATTAGCAGTTCGAATATTTTAGAATGGTGCAACAGCATTGTCAAATCGGTATTTTATCAACAAAATTATCAAATCACTTCCTTTATAAATGTCTATTCGGGCGAGACGTATGCCAGCATCTATGACTCAAATTGTCACAACATTATGtgaatttgtcattttatttgggttttctttgaaaaaaatgaaacgcTTTGGCAATGTACACATGGTAcaaagattttcaaatattaaatctgaaaaaaaaacataaaattcatATTCAGACCAAATCGCACCACATGATGTTCTTTGTCGTACTGTCTTAAGTGTCATTTTACTTCGTGCATTCAAATATTCTGGTATTGTTTTGCTTCTATATATTAGAATTAATAGAACAATTTGTCgtaatacaaaaatatgtatttcaatgggtttaaaattatttatttataaatatcgaAATATTGGGTTTCATTTGCTATTATCATTGTATACAATTAGAAAAGAATAAGATAATAATAATACCGAGctccaaagaaaattaaaatcggaaagtcctttatcTAATGAGAAGAACAAATGCTGAAATTGGTTAACAAAGgaaccagggttataatttagcacgcgagacgcgcgtttcgtctacataatactcatcagtgacgctcattgttataaagccaaacaagtataaagttgaagagaattgaagatccaaagttccaaaaagttgtgccaaatacggctaaggtaatctattcctaggacaagaaaatccttactttcgaaaaagttttgtaaacagataatttataaaaatgaccacataattggtTGTACGTTGAAACatacgaatggaaaacaactgtcatattattaacttggtacaggcattttcttatacaGAACATAGTgaattaataaaggcaacagtagtataccgctgttctaagGTCATATATTAAACCTGATTTGaagctagcaaaacctctcatttgtatgacagtagcataaaattccattatattgacaacaatgtgtgaacaaaacgaaCAGACACAACATTGGTATAATGTCAttaataggggtacagcagtcaacattgtattataatcgatcactataaaaacaaacaagtatgtCAACAAGTAAAAACAAATTGCATGAAGTCTTAGACTAAGAAcattagaaaaaatgaaagataagatTACAAAAAAGATACGAACGCACAATAACACAACGTCAGAATGCATAGGTACCAAACCATACCAAAGGCGTATTACAAAAAAAGGATTAAACAGTAATGGTTAATatctacaaaaagaaataaaacatataaaacgtTATCAGGATGATACATAACGTTAGTTCCTATACTCTAAATTTCAGGAATACGGAATATTCATCACCAACGTCCTGCTGTATTCCGATGAATTTTGTTAGAAAAAAAGGCACTCGAATACCGAATGTGCCAGGCAATTTATTGTCCAGTTGAAGTTAGTATATTGCTGCTTTGGtgagaaaattgataatttcgaaatttacatttatcatagattctggtactggaATTGATCGAACACAGTTTTCAAAGAtgcaaaatttatttataaaactgaAATTTTCAAACGATATAATAACTCTATTTTCTGAAAATAATCAAATGTGGTAAATAAAACGCACATACTTTGACAGGTGTTTTCTACGAACTTAAAATTGTTGTTAATTCTCTGTATCTTTTGGTCAAGTTTTCTCAGACTGTCACTTCTTTTTCCCAGTACTGCATACAATGTGTTTTCAACTTGGTGAACGTCACTGTACAGTGTATTTCTAACCTTTTGTATATCAGACTTTATCTCTAACAAAGCTTTCCTTGATGCATCAAAATCATGTTTTGCATTATTATCCATACAATGCAGACCGAATGCGCTCATTGACATCATCATTAGCAAAATAATGTTGATTATCATCATTGTCATTATATGAATGCAACTACAAACAAACAGAAAGATATTTCGCAAAATGGTAtatctatgtacaaaaaaaagttaattattcTGAATTTAAGTATAACAgctttttgttttatcaaaacgttcattttaaaatttgacaaagtattttagatatttttcaaaacgaAAATAGCCCAAACTACAGTTTGAAAATTGAAAGCAAATGTTACGCATCTAAATGTGTccaaaaaatacattaaaatgacATCGTTAAGTCAAGCTATGTATTGCCTTTTGAATACAAATTAATTGATTTAATGTAGTGTccatgaaaacaaaatttgagaaaaacatcaaaaatttCAAGCTTCGAAAAACAGCACCATACATGTTTTCACCATGCGGCATTCAGCaacccaaaaaaacaaaaaattcatatctaatttctttttttcaaattacgtGAAAAGATGTGCTATTTCATTGACAAGAAAGTATCTTTTTCTCAACTGGTAAAAAGGGGGATATAATATTCTATAGATGTACTTACATGAAGTATACTGTTGTCTCCAAATGTTTGACTTTGGACTCTATTACACGAACATTTGTTTAAAACCTAATCGATAGCTATGTCACGCAATGAAATCATTTACCTTCAGATAGAACGAAACATGTTCCTACATtccaaagagaaaaaacaaagcCAACAAAAACTGCGCAGTATGCAAAATTCAATACTGATATCGAACAAACACGGATATTATATCCCAAATAAATAcacgttattttcaataaatgtaaaaaGATACTCCGGTTTTCACATAAACATATTACAtaatatacattgttttttttattaaaatttgctgttattttttgtttgtttttagaattAGGGAACAAAATCCCTCGTGCATAGCTTTTATTCCTTTTTAAGTTTCATGAATGTTGTACTCGAACATACTGAAGTAGACATTAATTGTCATAATGAGCATCGTGTACAGTTATCTAAGTTGATGAAAACTGTCTGATCAAACTCAATTTTCAAAGATGCAAAATTCATTTATAAAACTGAAGTTTTCAAACGATATAATAACTCTATTTTCTGAAATAATCAAATGTGGTAAATAAAACGCACATACTTTGACAGGTGTTTTCTACGAACTTAAAATTTTCTACGAACTTaaaagatggccattgttatattattgttcgtttctgtgtgtgttgcattttaacgttgagtcgtttgtgttttctcttatttttgagatattgagatcagacgtggcacggtacttgtctatcccaaattcatgtatttggttttcatgttatatttgttattctcgtggtgttttgtctgatgcttggtccgtttctgtgtgtgttacgtttcggtgttatgtcgttgttctcctcttatatttaatgcgtttccctcggttttagtttgttaccccgattttgttttttgtccctggatttatgagttttgaacagcggtatactactgttgcctttatttagaggTAGAAGATACTTTGCTTGCAAAGTTAAATAAAGATCTTGTGATTTTGCAATTTGTCAATTTGGCAGCCCATTAGTTCAAATAGCAATCTGATAGTTTcacttataattttatttaatattcaattCGAATGGAAAATCTCAttgtaattattttaaagtaGAAAAAGAACATCTTGAAACTGTTAAATCTATTTGTTACCTTGGAATAACTATAAATTGTTCAGGAAGTttaagtcattaaaaaaaaatcttatggaaaaaggaagaaaagcttggtttaaaattaaaaaaacagtctCTTTAGATAATTCCTGCAGTATGcttgaaaaattatttgatactttagTTGTTCCAATAACTCTTTATGGAAGTGAAGTTTGGGGTGTAAGCCAAGTGTTCAAAGATTCAGATCCATTTGAacatttacatattaaatttattaaagaaattttaGGAGTACAGtgcaaaacaacaaatgtagCCTGTTTAACTGAGACAAACAGAATCCCTTTGTACTTTAAAATTCACCTTTCAGCTATAAAATTTCTAAACCATATTGTAAACTCGCCTAACACTTTagtccataaaatatataataatgtagaGAAAACAAGTAAATGGGTTAACATTGTAAAAGACTGGTTAAATAAATTAGGTTTTGGTCATCTCACTTTTAATACTTTTAGTTTAAAATATCACATTCATAGTATCCAACAAAGAATCTATGACCAGGCttatcaaattataaattgttCTATCAATAAATGTGataaattaaatttcttttgtcatactaaaagaattagaaaaaggcccccatatattgatatatgtaaattCAAAACCGACCGATcagttttcagtaaatttaaactAAGTGCGCATTCCCTAGCAATTGAAAGAGGGCGTTATACCAACATTGAAAGAAGTAAACGCATTTGCTTATCCTGTAACAGACAAGAAATTGAGGATGAATACCATTTCTTCTCAATCTGTCCATGCTATAAATCATTAAGGGAtacctatatacaaaatattaataaaaatcttaatttcaattttattaaattgcagtCCACTATAACACTAAATCATTTGACGGTACTTTTAAATAGCAGTCTaccagtcattataaaaatcaccatAAAGTATATTAATGATTGTCTTTTATTAAGAACATctgaataacttttttttatatgcaacctaatttttgtttgtgttccttttttaattgttcatgaacattaacaatgtgttAACTGTTGATATTTATAGCCTTTTTCTTCTTCGTTGTGAAGACCACTGTCactctaatataattataatcaatttaactattgtcagtttattgtcttcattttgtatgccataaccatttaatgtaaatgtgtttgtgcgaataaaatattgtctattgtctatttaAGGTGGTACAATAAGCTTTAAAATTTAGATGAACATTTTGATCACGTTCCAACTGTAATAATTCGGTTGGGAATGTTTCTATTTCATGCAATATCctctaatttttatataaatcgaCGGTTTTTAATTATTCACTGCTGAAAAATCCTGAACCACACcttgaaaagatttatataaatgtatttaagtCTTAGATGGATGATTTATTAAGTGTTGATGGCTTTGAACTACCCGTCAATAACCATGCGAACTCTCAGATTTAGACTTAGTCTCTTCTTGTTATAGGGTTGTATGAATACCCTGCCATCATTATAACCTGGATACCAAGGTATAGACGAACTCGCCTTCTTTGAAGTCTGTTAGTCCAATCCAGTGATTGCGGACGCTAAAATATACGATAAAATGAATTGTTTCTGTGATTAAAATTTGTGATTGTCTAAATTcctctttttttatgaaaacccTAAAAGCAGtctaataaacaataaaactgaaAAGTCACAAACAGATTACGGTACTGTATAGGTGATTTTTCCTCAAGTTTGAATCATGATTAATCAAACAAAGATATGATTTCCTGCAATGCCAAACTGAAATACTAGCAGTACATATAAATATATGAGATCAGAATTCATAATTAAGTAGATAAAAATCAAAGACTATTCTGCCTAATAGaaataaccaaaaaataaaaaaaatgctgttgATTTTGATGTACtaaatattcttattttcaaacattttttttcttcgagCTTTGCTGAaaagacattgattgtcgaaatgcgcatctggtgtagAAATATTGGTACGGTTTATGTTATTAGAGAGTGATGAAGCAGATTGTTACCTCAACTTAGGGAAAGCCAATGTTGACAATATTCAAAAGGGTGATAATCTGCTCTATGTTTTATCTAATTCATTATACTGAGTATTCTGtcattattggttttttttaattttaaataaaaagttatttaaaggggcactagctgccgaattcatgttcaccgatttgactcaaattctaatatattgtttataacaatgtataacatttttccaaactataaaaagtataaactaAACAATTATCAGGACATGGTCTAAATAAGATGAAGCAAACTAGTATATCAGTACCGTAGTGGTTACAATGTCCATTGTATTTATACCACTTACCATTAGCATGCGTGTCTgcaattaaggaataacagtactgcaGTTGAAAAGTTGCCACCGTCAatcagttttactggcgacgcgtagcgtactcttcaactacagtactgtaattccgattctaatgcattacaaaaagaaaaaatacgataaaacttgaaaaaatgtctaaatttgacaaatagaaaaaaatccgcgaaacttcatgaatgattttggcacaaagacgtcatggctaaaacttacaaactggaggttattacgttgtacttgtacgcttcaaattcggataaaattacattaaaacggcgaattcgaggtatgtgttgttttattttcgattatatagtagCAATCggacatttgttgattcaatcaattcaaaatggcgggtccttCCTTAGTTACGCCtagtcaactgtggatttgacggcaacttttagccaatgaaaaaattgttacatccaaattgcattagaatgtcAAATTTACTGATTTAAGAAAAGTGAATAATTGTAGGGTgcccaaacaatttttttttatcgatttgccttaacggaataacacacggctatattttaAATCATTGGAAAGAGGAGGATAAGCCTCATCGAAATAGCGTTGTCGTCGTTGTCTACCGTGGtcacgatttttttaaatcagggtcaaaggtcaaagcaaaaattcaagaaaaaatgcAAAGTCACATTCAGATAGCTTGATTCTCCTAGATCTATGCGTTTGGagcaaaattaaaacaattaatttatggaaaaatatcttttgtatctaTTTAAtagaggaaaattcaatcgggcagtccctaatcacatggcaaaatcaaattacaaaacacatcaaaaacgaatggacaacaactgtcatattcctgacatggtacaggcattttcaaatgtagaaaatggtggattgaacctggtttcatagcgctaaacctctcacttgtacttATGAACCCATTAGATCAGAACATCTGTATCTTGTGACTTTATCATTAGCCTACCCTTGATTCCTTTCACACCGAACCCTTTGTCTTCATGAATAGCATGTAAAATCATGCGAGTATCTACTTCATCGTGTgtacaaaataattcttaaaacctGAATACTCCGTCTGAGCTGATTTAGGGTCCTTGGAAGTGCTAAATAGAATATGACTTCTTCTTGTATCATAGTAGTAAAATTAACGTTGATATATCATGATGCCGAACAATCAATTCACCAAGAAATCTGATTAAGGCCTGCTGGTTCTCAGTGAACCAAAGAAACTTTGTCTagtcaggaatttgacgaccTTCTATATATGACCTGAAACACTTCACAAACGAACAAGAACTTGATtcagctttaaaataactgcagTTGTGTCTGCTAGTGTAAGATTTATAGCAAGAATGATGGTACAACATTTTGTAATCATCAGTACGAAGATACTCTAGGTCTGAAGcaacgtgcaatatactaaaaCATACATGATCTTTCCGTCCTCCCATAGCCTCGATAAAGCTTGAGTTTTAATTCCTCGCATATTAATAAGATAATAATGTATGAGAACCACCCTATTATTACCaaacaacatataattttaaagttACAGAACAGAACTTATTAGCGACAGACGCACGGACAATCTGATTACTGTATTatgacattttgaattttgaaaaagtaGCTCAAATTCCTTTGGCATTGCAAATTTTAATCTCAAAATGGTTTTTCCAATTTCTATCTTAATTCATGTAAGCAATATCGGTCTGTGAACTTCGTCAATTTGGAAAGAATGTAATAATACcaagaggctctcaagaaccTTGACTTTTTTGGCATTTGTCTTTCGTTTAAGATTTTAAGTGTCCAATTTCATcgcagtttttgtttttgtttaatgtattttaataagtttttgaaaaTGCAGTGTTTTGTCATACTTTCTTCAAGAGCAAAAGAAATTGGTGTTTGGTGTGAGATTTTGAATTTTGTTAGGTTTTAAAATGATGATTAAATGCAGTTGACTTGAAGATGCTTACGTCAAAATTGATTCATCTGTAGCAAATAACTGTCTCATTGATTCAAGAttacaaaaaacagcaaaaatcatatcatttaacgtaagtttggttggaattggtgcaagtaccaagtcaggaatatggcagttcttgtccattcgttttttatgtgttttgttatttgattttaccatgtgattatgaactttccaattggattttcctctgagttcagaattttgtgattttacttttttcagtagttttttttaaagattttttaaagtttgaaaacatgataaacaaatagTGTAAacttgtctttaaagggcaataactccttcggGGGTCAATTGATGGTTTTGgttatataaatgtttttgtagatcttactttgctgaaaaattttgttgtttacagtttatctttatcattaataatattcaagatgataacccaaaactgcaaaatttccttaaaattaccaatttagtggcagcaacccaataatgggttgttagattcatccgaaaatttcagggccgatagaacttgacctaatgaacaCTTTTAttcatatcagatttgctctaaatgctttggtatttgagatataagccaaataaaattgagaattgaaaactgcattttacccctatgttctatttttagccatggcggcaatgttttttgacgaaacagaaaataaaatcaaagagctgtatagctctgaggggaaagacggcccttgtttctattttattatgtttttggaaaggggggtatcttttgatagtttacatatgaagaatgaaaaagagaaccgctagaacatgtagaaaggttgacaatattgaaatcaattgttgtttatgtaatttcatttccttagtttaggattcaatttggaccaatggaagtgatctgcatcttctaaatctaaacatttgattaaagttgatagcTAATTATCTAAAactcaactgaattctgtcatttcacaacaactacaatattttttgaaatcttgattgtgtaccactgaactgcaggctagggccattttccattttttgtgacagtactcttggattttaaagttttttctttagaaagtgtggactgaaaaatctattcagttttaaatttccattgttaaagttcttagttacaactctcatcacagggaaacaggtactaataaaaaaaaaacaatatgagtgatgtaaactgtgtgaagcttgtttccaaatcataattttgaaatatttgtaaatataaatatgttaaaactataaaaatgcaaattttttttttatttttttttttaccattacaatgattatgtaggtacacaaaaatttagttttaatagaAGACTAATAATCCAATGAAATGTCACATTTGAAGtgtttaaatactttaacttttatttttattagtggataattac
The window above is part of the Mytilus edulis chromosome 6, xbMytEdul2.2, whole genome shotgun sequence genome. Proteins encoded here:
- the LOC139528758 gene encoding perlucin-like protein translates to MTMMIINIILLMMMSMSAFGLHCMDNNAKHDFDASRKALLEIKSDIQKVRNTLYSDVHQVENTLYAVLGKRSDSLRKLDQKIQRINNNFKFVENTCQNTHANVKWDKYNGHCYHYGTDIIDWYTAKRYCQKIGGYLVKIDNTEENRRIHSIIRKTGRNHWIGLTDFKEGEFRWTYDQSVASSIPWYPGTGKHNTNKNCVDIGDFSGKWGDRTCSIQLSYICERNFCN